Genomic window (Muntiacus reevesi chromosome X, mMunRee1.1, whole genome shotgun sequence):
TTCCTAAGTCTATGTCCCTGTCCTTTGCTGGCACTAGCCCTGTCTAGGGGTAGAGGGCTTGACTTTGCATGCTGGCAAGGCAcatgtctgtatgtctgtttctcaGTCTTCTTGGGATGCTTTCCAGGCAGCGATGAGAAAGTTCTCACTGCTTCACACCTCATGGTGACCCAGTCAGTTCTGAAGGTGCAGGGTTGTTCAGGTCAAGGCAATGCTGCCACCACGGAAAACAGCTTTATATACACATGGAAGGTGGATGGACTGGAGTGAGGGGGAGGAGAGAATATGTGCTGGGCAGATGAAATTCCATGGCCACTATAGTCCAATCACATAGCACATATAGCCCTCTGCTAGCATTTCTCTTACTTGTATGGGCAGCCCAAGCATTAGTGGAGTGAGACATCCTGAGGAAAGTCTCCATGGtttgatcagttttttttttctggtttgatCAGTTTTTATATTTGACCCTGAAGTCCACAGTTCAACGTCTGGCTCATGTTAACTGTGAAACTCCTATTTATggagggaaagggggaaaggagggaagagtTGTTCTTGAAACTGGTCACATctgactgtctttttttttattctgtcagCTCTGTCTCagtgctgactgtgtgtgtgtgtgtgtgtgttcatgtgtgcatacatttatacatatatcgaTGGGTTCCCCccaagttttattgagatataattgacatatagcactatataagtttaaagtgtacaacaaaatgatttgatacatgtacaTATCACTAAAATTACTACCACAAGAACTTTAATAAACATCCATCACTTCAGCTACACGTTGTTTTCCCCTTTTAATCAGAGCTTTAAATATCTACTCTTAGCTACTTTCTGTGTTGATATTTAGTTTGTATTAAAGATCTGATCATACCAAGTCGCTCCTTGAATGTGTTGAGTGGGCCCTCTGAGCTTGGGTGTAGAGTCCAAGCATCTTAGCTTTCTTTTCAGGGCCCCCACACCTTCTAACCCCATCTTCTACCATATACTCTTGGAGATCATGAGCTCTGTCCACATCAGATGATTAGGCATGACGAGACGTGACTATGTATGTGCTAGCATGCTATAGGGCCTCGGACACAGACTAATCCCTCTGTCTGTGCTAACGGAATGCCTTCCATTCTGCCTCAAAGTGCTGGGCTGCTACTCATCTTTCAGAGATCACCTTGGGGGTTTAGTCTTCTGTGCAGTTTTGCTTGATGCCCACCAGAAAAGCTTATTGGGTGGGTCCACCTTTCTGGAAGAAGTAGGACTCTAGCCTCTGTTGCACTCTACTCTAATGGTTGCTTGCTTGCCTACCCTCTCAGCATTTGACCTTGTGTGGCCTCTCTGCTCCAATACACATTGCTCACCTTTCCTCACCTTGCCCCACACTTTCAACACATCAACATTCACTACTCAAGTATCACACTGCCTGTCTCTAAGCCCCCAGTGCCAAGTGGTGGTGGGTAAGGCTTCCCTTAATATTAATTGGTGAACTGGGAAGAGACATCTCATCCTAGAGagatttctggttttgtttttgttttgaacatGGATGTACTGTTCATGGTTCACATTGGGAATGTCAGCAAGTCGAGGGCAGAGATAAGAAGAAACAAATGCCTGGCTCTGGACCAGCTCCTGTCTCTGGCTCTTGATTTGACTTTCCTCACCCACCATGGAGGATGGCACCAAGAACAGAGTGCTCTTGATTTCTCCCCTGCTTCCAGGCTGCATGAATTGAGGCTGAGTGTGTGGGAGGAGTTGGGGGGCTGAAGAACACCCAGGTCCCTAGTTCTCCCATAGTCTGGAGCAGGGACAGGGTTTCCAGCCCACACTGTCTGCTCCCAAGATCAATCTCAAAACTGGTCCATTTCCTCTTGCTTCAGACCCCTGTATATCCCTaggctccataaatatttgtggcATGGCATTATGAATAAATGAGTACGTGTTCttgtgttctttatttcttccgcGCAAGTGTTGTAGAGGAAGGAAAGAGGTGGAAAACGGGGAGGAATCTCTGAAAAAATGGGTCAGAAGTCTGCAGGGCTGGAGGGGGGAGAGTGTCCCATTAGCCCCAGCTCCAGTTCAGAATAGGAGTTGTTGCCTTGGTGGCGGTAATGTTGGGGAGAGTGTGTGCGTTGAGGTGGGGAAGAACCAACCCCTAAACACGAGAAAACCATTTTTGCTTGGCTTTGTTTAGGCCGGGCAAGTGCTTTCTCAATGCCACCCACCTTCTCTTGCAAGGTGCTTGATTTAATCATTTAAATGTTCTATGGGGAGAGAAGGATAAAACAAAACTCCCTAAATCTATGTCAGAGTCCCTTGGTCCACATGGAACCCCTTCCCTGGCTTCCTCTTCATACACATCCAGTTGATCGAGAAGCTGAGAACCCACACTCCCTCCCGCCAACACCAAGCCTCCCGCTCccgccccctcccaccgcccGCTGCCCCGCAGCCCCGAAGCAGCCACTGGGGGAACCAAAGAGACAGAAGCCTTCCCAGCTGCCCGGACCACAGACGCCaacaccccccgccccacaccacACGCCGCCCGCCGGCGCCCAGCACGCTAACCCACGACcgagcggcggcggcagcagcgggCTGCGGGCTGCAGGCTGCGGTGACTCGCACCGGCGCGCTCCTGGCAGCGCTAGCCATCCCAGGTGACTGGGACTCACTAGATCGGCTGGCCCGGGGACCTCCGCCCCAGCTCGCGCCCCCGGCCCGGGTGCCCGCGCCCACCTGCTTTCCTGCGCTCTCCCGTCTCTCACCTCCGCCCCCCGCCCTCCCAGGCTCGCGGGAAGGGAGGTCGCGGCAGCGGCCCGGCGGCACAGGCGAACGTGGCGACAGCGGCGACAGTGGCGGCAGCagtggcggcggcggctgcggcggcggcggaggctgCGGCGGCGACCGTGGCAGAGGCGGTGGCGGAGGCCTCCGTGGCGGAGGCGGAAGCAGAGGTGGAGGCCGAGGCCTCAGTAGAGGAGGCAGTGACGGAGGCCACCCTGGCGGAGGCGGTGGCAGCCCTGGCGGAGGAGGAGGCGGAGGCCGCCCTGGCGGCAGCGGCCGTGGCGGTGGTGGAGGCCAGCGAGGCcgaagccgccgccgccgccgcagcagAGGCTGCGACGCCCGCCTTGGGGGAGTCGGATGCGGATGCCATTGCGGAGGTGGAGGCGGCTGTAGCGGCAGCGGCCGCTGCAGCCGCGGATGCAGATGCGGAAACGGGCGGGGGCTCCGAGGGGAACCCGGACTTTCCTATGGCCTCGCTGTACGTGGGCGACCTGCACCCTGAGGTGACGGAGGCAATGCTGTATGAGAAGTTCAGCCCGGCCGGGCCCATCCTGTCCATAAGGCTTTGCAGGGACAAGATCACCCGCCGCTCGTTGGGCTATGCGTATGTCAACTACCAGCAACCGGTGGACGCCAAGCGGGCCTTGGAGACCCTGAACTTTGATGTCATCAAGGGCAGGCCGGTGCGCATCATGTGGTCCCAGCGGGACCCCTCGCTCCGCAAGAGCGGAGTGGGCAACGTCTTCATCAAGAACCTGGGCAAGACCATCGACAACAAGGCTCTGTACAACATCTTCTCTGCGTTCGGCAACATCCTGTCCTGCAAAGTGGCCTGCGACGAAAAGGGGCCCAAGGGCTATGGGTTCGTGCACTTCCAAAAGCAGGAGTCCGCGGAGCGGGCCATAGATGCGATGAATGGCATGTTCCTGAACTACCGCAAAATTTTCGTTGGGAGATTCAAGTCGCATAAAGAACGAGAGGCCGAAAGGGGAGCCTGGGCCAGGCAATCCACCAGTGCTGACGTCAAGGATTTCGAGGAAGACACCGATGAGGAGGCCACCTTGCGATGAAAACATCCCAGGAGCGAGCCAGCCAGCAGAGCCAAACCTTGGCTCCCACCCGGTTTacaaccccaccccccatcccattcTCCCCAACCCACCAGCAGTGGGAGTGCAGTATTGGGAGTGCAGGTCTCTCTctcaccccttccttcctccttccttctcctcaccTCTGCCTTCCTGTTTgtccctctctgtgtctctcttgactttccccttccctctcctcccctcccccacacccacctTGGGTGTTGTGAATAGTCTTGCTAATCTGTGCCACTTGATAGTTAAAGGCTGCCTCTTCTCGTGGTTTGGTTTAAAAAGCACTTTCTCTCTTTGTTTATTGCACAGGTGATGCAATGTCGTGGTAGAAACatcaggaaggagaaggaaatcagATGAGGGAAAACCAAGAGAGTAATTGCTCCCCATGACCCTACTACCCAGAGACAGCCACTTTTACCATTTTGGTGTGCTGTTTTCCAGGCTCTCttatctccttctctctctcaccctTCCTCACCTCCACCCCGCCTTCCCTTTTAACACAGTGTTATAGAATGGTTCATGTATGTGGTGTTTCTTAACCTGCTTTTTCAAAAACTAAAACCAAACAAATGTCAACCCATTGAACTTCTTTCCATGTTATTCAACAGGCTTGAGAAAGGTCATCTTCAGTGCCTGCAGAGTGTAtctatggacctaacatttctgTAATCATCGCCGCATTGTTGGACATTCAGGTGGTGCCTAGTTCTTTCCCTGTGTTTAAACCCAGCACTGTGTATACTCTGATGAGTGAGTTCTTCCTTGTAAAGCCAAATCTTTGCTAGCGTACAGGATGTTCTTAATTGTGGACTTGCAGGATCCACATGTGGACATTTTAAAGACTGTTCCTGTGTTTTGCCAAATGGCCCTTTCATAAGCATTGTACCAATTTGTATTCATGCCAGTCACCTCAACTAGTAAAAATAGTatgcccatgtcccctgcatagtCTCCTGGTCACTgtaattggtgtgtgtgtgtgtgtgtgtgtgtgtgtgtgtgtgtgtgcgcgcgcgcacgtgcATGCGTGTGCCTACATCTTGGCCCACTTGATGGTTGTTTTGC
Coding sequences:
- the LOC136153226 gene encoding polyadenylate-binding protein 1-like 2: MASLYVGDLHPEVTEAMLYEKFSPAGPILSIRLCRDKITRRSLGYAYVNYQQPVDAKRALETLNFDVIKGRPVRIMWSQRDPSLRKSGVGNVFIKNLGKTIDNKALYNIFSAFGNILSCKVACDEKGPKGYGFVHFQKQESAERAIDAMNGMFLNYRKIFVGRFKSHKEREAERGAWARQSTSADVKDFEEDTDEEATLR